A genomic region of Nostoc sp. UHCC 0702 contains the following coding sequences:
- a CDS encoding beta-ketoacyl-ACP synthase: MTSSHARFNKVVVTGIGLISSLGASLENSWQKLIAGQSGIQLHQPFPELSPLPLGLIGQQPTQLKILTQSVVASALKDAGLVAPLPDCAVVIGSSRSYQASWESLARQMYSLEREEEKLENWLDTLPHMNAIAAARQIGASGIVLTPMAACATGIWAIAQAAFLVQTGQCHRAIAGAVEAPITPLTIAGFQQMGALAKTGAYPFDLHREGLVLGEGGAVFVLESAELARQRQARVYGEVLGFGLTTDAYHPNQPEPQGKSAIAAVEQCLKRSSLTSADIDYIHAHGTATQLNDSIESMVIQRLFPQKIAISSTKGATGHTLGASGALGVAFSLLALQQKIIPPCVGLQKPEFDLDLVMATRQSEIQRALCFSFGFGGQNAVVALGNDDG, encoded by the coding sequence GTGACTTCTAGTCATGCGAGGTTCAATAAGGTTGTTGTTACTGGTATTGGTCTAATCTCCTCGCTAGGCGCAAGCTTGGAGAATAGCTGGCAAAAATTGATAGCGGGTCAATCTGGAATTCAATTACATCAACCATTCCCAGAATTGTCACCACTTCCTTTAGGTTTGATTGGTCAACAACCAACGCAATTAAAAATCCTAACTCAGTCGGTTGTAGCTTCTGCATTAAAAGATGCTGGTTTAGTGGCACCTTTACCTGATTGTGCTGTGGTCATCGGTTCGAGTCGCAGTTATCAGGCATCTTGGGAGTCACTAGCACGGCAGATGTATAGCTTAGAAAGGGAGGAAGAAAAATTAGAGAATTGGCTGGATACTTTACCTCACATGAATGCGATCGCAGCCGCACGACAAATCGGTGCATCTGGGATAGTATTGACACCGATGGCAGCTTGTGCTACAGGAATTTGGGCGATCGCTCAAGCTGCTTTTTTGGTGCAAACTGGGCAATGTCACCGAGCGATCGCCGGGGCAGTGGAAGCACCAATTACACCCCTGACTATAGCGGGATTTCAGCAAATGGGTGCTTTGGCAAAAACAGGGGCTTATCCTTTTGATTTGCATCGGGAAGGCTTGGTTTTGGGCGAAGGTGGGGCTGTGTTTGTCTTGGAATCGGCAGAGTTGGCAAGGCAGCGTCAGGCAAGAGTTTATGGTGAAGTTCTTGGTTTTGGCTTGACAACAGACGCTTATCATCCAAACCAGCCAGAACCACAAGGGAAAAGTGCGATCGCAGCTGTTGAACAATGTTTAAAACGTAGTTCGTTAACATCAGCCGATATTGACTACATTCATGCTCATGGTACAGCTACGCAGCTAAATGACAGCATAGAAAGCATGGTGATACAGCGATTATTTCCGCAAAAAATAGCAATCAGTTCTACCAAAGGAGCCACAGGACATACATTAGGAGCATCAGGAGCTTTAGGAGTAGCTTTTTCACTTTTAGCTTTGCAGCAAAAAATTATACCTCCATGTGTGGGGTTGCAAAAGCCAGAATTTGATTTGGATTTAGTGATGGCGACACGTCAAAGTGAAATTCAGCGGGCGTTGTGTTTCAGTTTTGGCTTTGGCGGTCAGAATGCTGTTGTAGCGTTGGGAAACGATGACGGATGA
- the tnpB gene encoding IS200/IS605 family element transposase accessory protein TnpB yields the protein MQKAFKVTLILNHNQEVLINKSIGCARFVYNHFLALKQELYLTEQKTLNYNACSQRLTLLKKEVEWLQEVDKFALQNSLRNLETAYKNFFADFKKIKGRKNVCFPKFKKKHGCKQSYKTNLTNGNIQVIENRLKLPKLGWVKFHKSQEITGKLVNVTVTRTSSDKYIASILCETEMERHSIVAQNIGLDLGINSYLVTSNGEVVDNPKYYRTQKRKLRKAHKKLSRTVKGSSNRVKAKIKLARTYERITNLRDDFLHKLSTRLIKENSIICIEDLRVTNMVKNHKLSLSISDASWSKFVTMLEYKALWHDRIVQKVGTFYPSSQTCNCCRFVNPLVKDLKLREWSCPQCSSYNLRDNNAALNILDEGLRLIAAVGIPEALNACRELVSPGSFQAEIVEAGIA from the coding sequence ATGCAGAAAGCGTTTAAAGTTACACTCATTCTTAACCACAACCAAGAAGTCTTAATTAATAAGAGTATTGGTTGTGCAAGGTTTGTGTATAACCACTTCCTAGCATTAAAACAAGAGTTATACCTCACCGAGCAAAAAACGTTAAACTATAATGCTTGTAGTCAGCGACTAACTCTACTCAAGAAAGAAGTCGAATGGCTCCAAGAGGTAGATAAGTTTGCCTTACAAAACTCACTTAGGAATTTAGAGACAGCATACAAAAACTTTTTTGCTGACTTCAAGAAAATTAAAGGTAGAAAAAACGTATGCTTTCCTAAATTCAAAAAGAAGCATGGGTGCAAGCAGTCTTACAAAACCAACCTGACTAATGGCAACATTCAGGTAATTGAGAATCGTTTAAAGCTTCCCAAGCTAGGATGGGTGAAGTTTCATAAATCTCAGGAAATTACTGGAAAACTTGTAAATGTTACTGTAACTCGTACTTCATCAGATAAATATATTGCTAGTATTCTGTGTGAAACAGAGATGGAGAGACACTCAATAGTGGCTCAAAATATTGGTTTAGACCTGGGAATTAATTCTTATCTTGTTACAAGCAATGGTGAAGTTGTAGATAATCCCAAATATTACCGGACTCAAAAAAGGAAGTTACGTAAAGCACACAAAAAACTATCCCGCACTGTAAAAGGTAGTAGTAATAGAGTCAAAGCAAAAATCAAGCTGGCTCGTACCTACGAACGTATTACGAATTTGAGAGATGACTTTCTACACAAACTTTCAACTCGCCTAATTAAAGAAAATAGTATTATCTGTATCGAAGATTTGCGAGTCACCAACATGGTTAAGAATCATAAATTATCTTTGAGTATTTCAGACGCTAGTTGGTCTAAGTTCGTTACCATGCTCGAATATAAAGCTTTATGGCATGACAGAATTGTGCAGAAAGTTGGTACGTTTTATCCTTCGTCTCAGACCTGTAATTGTTGTCGTTTTGTTAACCCATTAGTTAAAGATTTAAAGCTGCGCGAATGGTCTTGTCCACAATGTAGTAGTTACAACCTAAGAGACAATAATGCAGCTTTGAACATATTGGATGAGGGATTGAGATTAATAGCCGCCGTGGGTATCCCGGAGGCTCTAAACGCCTGTAGAGAACTTGTAAGTCCTGGATCTTTTCAGGCAGAGATCGTTGAAGCAGGAATCGCGTGA
- the tnpA gene encoding IS200/IS605 family transposase yields MMEVKQCRGYVYAIEYHIVWCVKYRHKVLKDEIAEFLKEVLIETAIIYKFKVESLEVVEDHVHVLVSATPQHTIPNIVKMLKGISARKLFLKFPELKKKLWGGHLWNPSYFVSTVSENTEAQVKKYIENQNAESV; encoded by the coding sequence ATTATGGAAGTAAAACAGTGCAGAGGCTACGTTTACGCAATTGAATATCATATTGTATGGTGTGTTAAGTATAGACACAAGGTACTGAAGGATGAAATAGCTGAGTTCCTGAAAGAGGTTCTAATTGAGACGGCAATTATCTATAAATTTAAAGTCGAGAGTCTTGAGGTAGTAGAGGATCATGTTCATGTTTTAGTATCTGCAACGCCTCAGCACACTATTCCGAATATAGTCAAAATGCTAAAAGGAATATCAGCTAGAAAGCTATTTTTAAAATTTCCCGAACTCAAAAAAAAGTTGTGGGGAGGTCATCTTTGGAATCCTTCATATTTTGTAAGCACTGTTTCAGAAAATACAGAAGCACAAGTGAAGAAATACATAGAGAACCAAAATGCAGAAAGCGTTTAA
- a CDS encoding peptidylprolyl isomerase, whose amino-acid sequence MRLKVSKFLVVLLMVGALMLGGCSTQQVSSNSSPTSTATQTSTTTTTTEATSVSATTSESNPGMKDLPRLEGKATVVITVKGSPITIEVDGTNAPITAGNFVDLVQKGVYDGLVFHRVVREPQPFVVQGGDPQGKDPKFPVDRLGTGGYIDPKTGNQRYIPLEIKPKGEASPIYSKTFPEARVTKPPELQHKQGAVAMARSQQPDSASSQFYFALSDLDFLDGNYAVFGYVTQGFDVVNKIQQGDRIDSAKVTQGAENLKTPG is encoded by the coding sequence ATGCGGTTAAAAGTTTCAAAATTTTTGGTTGTGCTTCTAATGGTCGGTGCTTTGATGTTGGGAGGATGTTCAACACAACAGGTCAGTTCTAATTCTTCTCCCACCTCTACAGCGACTCAGACAAGCACCACGACGACTACTACTGAAGCAACATCTGTATCTGCAACCACAAGTGAGAGTAATCCAGGAATGAAAGATTTACCACGGCTCGAAGGCAAGGCTACTGTGGTGATAACAGTTAAAGGTTCGCCGATTACTATCGAAGTAGACGGTACCAATGCCCCAATTACAGCCGGCAACTTCGTCGATTTAGTCCAAAAGGGTGTATACGATGGATTAGTTTTCCATCGAGTTGTGCGCGAACCCCAACCGTTCGTAGTACAAGGCGGCGATCCCCAAGGCAAAGACCCAAAATTTCCAGTAGATAGATTGGGGACGGGCGGTTATATTGACCCAAAAACTGGGAATCAACGTTACATACCTTTAGAAATTAAACCAAAAGGAGAGGCAAGTCCGATTTATAGTAAGACATTCCCAGAAGCGCGTGTAACTAAACCACCTGAGTTACAGCATAAACAGGGTGCAGTCGCAATGGCGCGATCGCAACAACCTGATTCAGCTTCCTCACAGTTTTACTTTGCTTTAAGTGATCTAGATTTTTTAGATGGTAACTACGCCGTGTTTGGCTATGTCACCCAAGGCTTTGATGTAGTTAACAAAATTCAGCAAGGCGATCGCATTGATTCTGCTAAAGTCACTCAAGGCGCGGAAAACTTGAAAACACCCGGTTAG
- a CDS encoding photosystem I assembly protein Ycf4, whose protein sequence is MTASTKINKGDSPNGDKSASRVLHQKVLGSRRFSNYWWASIVTLGATGFLLAAISSYLKVNLLLVSDPTQLVFVPQGLVMGLYGIAGLLLALYLWLVILWDVGGGYNDFNQETGSVKIFRWGFPGKNRRIEIDSRVQEVQSVRVDIKEGINPRRALYLRIKGRRDIPLTRVGQPVSLTELETQGAELARFLEVPLEGL, encoded by the coding sequence ATGACGGCATCAACAAAAATTAACAAAGGTGACTCGCCTAATGGCGACAAATCCGCTTCACGCGTCCTGCATCAAAAAGTTCTCGGTTCTCGTAGGTTCAGCAACTACTGGTGGGCAAGTATTGTGACATTGGGAGCCACAGGCTTTTTATTGGCTGCCATATCCAGTTACCTAAAAGTAAATTTACTCCTAGTTAGCGATCCAACACAACTGGTATTCGTACCTCAAGGATTGGTGATGGGGTTATATGGTATTGCTGGCTTGCTTTTAGCTTTATACCTGTGGCTAGTGATTTTATGGGATGTAGGAGGTGGCTACAACGATTTTAATCAGGAAACTGGTAGCGTCAAAATCTTTCGTTGGGGATTTCCTGGCAAAAACCGTCGGATTGAGATTGACAGCCGTGTACAAGAGGTGCAATCTGTGCGGGTAGACATCAAAGAAGGTATCAATCCCCGTCGCGCACTTTACCTGCGTATTAAAGGGCGGCGAGATATTCCTTTAACACGGGTGGGTCAACCAGTATCCTTAACAGAATTGGAAACTCAAGGCGCAGAATTAGCCCGCTTTTTGGAAGTACCTTTGGAGGGACTTTAG
- the psbD gene encoding photosystem II D2 protein (photosystem q(a) protein), whose protein sequence is MTIAVGRAPSRGWFDVLDDWLKRDRFVFVGWSGILLFPCAFLALGGWLTGTTFVTSWYTHGLASSYLEGCNFLTVAVSSPADSMGHSLLLLWGPEAQGDFTRWCQLGGLWPFVALHGAFGLIGFMLRQFEIARLVGIRPYNALAFSAPIAVFVSVFLMYPLGQSSWFFAPSFGVAAIFRFLLFLQGFHNWTLNPFHMMGVAGVLGGALLCAIHGATVENTLFEDGEGSNTFRAFNPTQSEETYSMVTANRFWSQIFGIAFSNKRWLHFFMLFVPVTGLWMASVGIVGLALNLRAYDFVSQELRAAEDPEFETFYTKNILLNEGIRAWMAPQDQPHEQFVFPEEVLPRGNAL, encoded by the coding sequence ATGACCATCGCAGTTGGACGCGCCCCCAGTAGAGGGTGGTTTGACGTTCTAGACGACTGGTTGAAGCGCGATCGCTTCGTATTCGTAGGTTGGTCAGGGATTTTACTATTCCCCTGCGCCTTCCTAGCACTAGGCGGTTGGCTGACCGGTACAACTTTTGTCACCTCTTGGTACACCCACGGGTTAGCGTCATCATATTTAGAAGGCTGTAACTTTTTAACAGTAGCAGTATCATCACCAGCAGACAGCATGGGACACTCATTGCTGTTGCTGTGGGGCCCAGAAGCTCAAGGCGACTTCACTCGCTGGTGTCAATTGGGTGGATTGTGGCCATTCGTAGCCCTACACGGAGCCTTTGGTTTAATCGGCTTCATGTTGCGGCAATTTGAAATTGCCCGTCTGGTAGGCATCCGTCCATACAACGCCTTGGCATTCTCTGCTCCCATTGCAGTATTCGTCAGCGTCTTCTTGATGTACCCCTTGGGACAATCGTCGTGGTTCTTTGCACCCAGCTTTGGAGTCGCAGCAATTTTCCGCTTCTTGCTATTCCTACAAGGGTTCCACAACTGGACACTCAACCCCTTCCACATGATGGGTGTAGCTGGAGTATTGGGTGGTGCGCTGTTGTGTGCGATTCACGGTGCAACCGTAGAAAACACATTGTTTGAAGACGGTGAAGGCTCCAACACCTTCCGCGCTTTCAATCCTACCCAGTCCGAAGAAACCTACTCAATGGTGACAGCAAACCGTTTCTGGTCACAGATTTTCGGTATTGCTTTCTCCAACAAGCGTTGGCTGCACTTCTTCATGCTGTTTGTGCCAGTTACAGGCTTGTGGATGGCGTCAGTAGGAATTGTCGGTTTGGCACTCAACCTACGGGCTTATGACTTCGTGTCCCAAGAATTGCGGGCAGCAGAAGACCCAGAATTTGAAACCTTCTATACCAAGAACATTTTGCTGAACGAGGGTATCCGCGCTTGGATGGCTCCTCAAGATCAGCCTCACGAACAATTTGTATTCCCTGAAGAGGTACTACCACGTGGTAACGCTCTCTAA
- the psbC gene encoding photosystem II reaction center protein CP43, whose amino-acid sequence MVTLSNRSSVIGGGRDQESSGFAWWSGNARLINLSGKLLGAHVAHSGLIVFWAGAMTLFEVAHFVPEKPLYEQGFILIPHLATLGWGVGAGGEVIDTFPYFVVGVLHLISSAVLGFGGIYHAVRGPETLEEYSSFFGYDWKDKNKMTNILGFHLIILGVGALLLVLKAMFFGGLYDTWAPGGGDVRVITNPTLNPAVIFGYVIKSPFGGDGWIVSVNNLEDVVGGHIWVALICIAGGIWHIFTKPFAWSRRASIWSGEAYLSYSLGALSLMGFIASCMVWFNNTVYPSEFYGPTAAEASQAQALTFLIRDQRLGANVGSAQGPTGLGKYLMRSPTGEIIFGGETMRFWDFRGPWLEPLRGPNGLDLDKIKKDIQPWQARRAAEYMTHAPLGSLNSVGGVATEINSFNYVSPRAWLATSHFVLGFFFLIGHLWHAGRARAAAGGFEKGIDRESEPVMFMNELD is encoded by the coding sequence GTGGTAACGCTCTCTAATAGATCTTCGGTCATCGGCGGCGGACGCGACCAAGAGTCCAGCGGTTTTGCTTGGTGGTCTGGTAACGCTCGCTTAATCAACCTATCCGGTAAACTGCTTGGTGCCCATGTAGCCCATTCTGGTTTGATAGTCTTCTGGGCTGGAGCGATGACTTTGTTTGAAGTGGCTCACTTCGTTCCTGAAAAGCCGCTGTATGAGCAAGGTTTTATCCTCATACCTCACCTCGCCACCTTGGGTTGGGGTGTTGGTGCTGGTGGTGAAGTTATCGACACCTTCCCCTACTTTGTAGTCGGCGTACTCCACCTGATTTCTTCAGCCGTATTGGGTTTTGGCGGTATTTATCATGCCGTTCGTGGCCCAGAAACCTTAGAAGAGTATTCCTCTTTCTTTGGTTACGACTGGAAAGACAAGAACAAGATGACCAACATCCTCGGTTTCCACCTGATCATTTTGGGAGTCGGTGCGCTGTTGTTGGTACTGAAGGCAATGTTCTTCGGTGGTTTGTACGACACCTGGGCACCTGGAGGTGGTGATGTTCGTGTCATTACTAACCCAACACTCAACCCAGCGGTCATCTTCGGTTATGTCATTAAGTCTCCCTTCGGTGGCGACGGCTGGATTGTCAGCGTTAATAACTTGGAAGATGTCGTCGGCGGCCACATTTGGGTTGCTCTGATTTGTATTGCTGGTGGTATTTGGCACATCTTCACAAAGCCTTTTGCTTGGTCTCGCCGTGCATCCATTTGGTCTGGTGAGGCTTACCTCTCCTACAGCTTGGGCGCTTTGTCCTTAATGGGCTTTATTGCTTCTTGCATGGTGTGGTTCAACAACACCGTTTATCCTAGCGAATTTTATGGCCCTACTGCTGCCGAAGCTTCTCAAGCTCAAGCTCTGACCTTCTTGATTCGTGACCAACGCTTGGGTGCTAACGTCGGTTCTGCACAAGGGCCCACAGGTTTGGGTAAATACTTGATGCGCTCTCCCACTGGCGAAATCATCTTCGGTGGTGAAACCATGCGCTTCTGGGATTTCCGTGGCCCTTGGTTAGAGCCTCTGCGTGGCCCTAATGGTCTTGACCTAGACAAAATTAAGAAGGATATTCAGCCTTGGCAAGCTCGTCGCGCCGCTGAATACATGACCCACGCTCCTTTGGGTTCTTTGAACTCTGTAGGTGGTGTGGCTACTGAAATCAACTCCTTCAACTACGTGTCTCCCCGTGCTTGGTTGGCAACCTCTCACTTCGTGTTAGGCTTCTTCTTCTTGATTGGTCACCTGTGGCACGCTGGTCGCGCCCGCGCTGCTGCTGGTGGTTTCGAGAAAGGCATTGACCGTGAGTCTGAGCCAGTCATGTTCATGAATGAACTTGACTAA
- a CDS encoding SWIM zinc finger family protein, whose product MTNDTLQASREWWSQRWLDLLDSYRFKKRLERARNYARQGNVLSIEFKGAKVLARVQGSEAEPYKVSLSLNAFTDEEWGYVIETMSHKAVFAAKLLAGEMPQNMEEVFTTNGLSLFPFTLGDVHSKCSCPDKANPCKHIGAVYYQLGDRFSEDPFVLFQLRGRTKEQIISDLRNLRKAKVEAAAPETPDTQQPIPNTQHSVKIADFWQYHEPLESSLVVIAPSSSETVLDVLGAIPLAKAEENTVNLTSSDVVMKYLDTVYKEVSQKAVLAAMNVGAG is encoded by the coding sequence ATGACAAACGACACTCTTCAAGCAAGCCGAGAATGGTGGTCACAAAGGTGGTTAGATTTACTCGATTCCTATCGCTTTAAAAAGCGTTTAGAACGGGCGAGAAATTATGCTCGACAGGGAAATGTCTTGAGTATCGAATTTAAAGGTGCAAAAGTATTAGCTAGAGTACAAGGTAGTGAAGCAGAACCTTACAAAGTTTCTCTATCCCTGAATGCTTTTACTGATGAAGAGTGGGGATATGTGATAGAAACAATGTCCCACAAAGCGGTGTTTGCTGCCAAATTATTGGCGGGAGAAATGCCACAAAATATGGAAGAAGTATTTACAACCAATGGTCTTTCGTTATTTCCTTTTACCTTGGGTGATGTTCACAGTAAATGCTCTTGTCCAGACAAGGCAAACCCTTGTAAACATATAGGTGCAGTTTACTATCAATTGGGCGATCGCTTCAGTGAAGACCCGTTTGTACTCTTTCAATTGCGCGGACGCACTAAAGAACAAATTATCAGTGACTTACGCAACTTACGCAAGGCTAAAGTTGAAGCTGCTGCACCGGAAACACCTGATACTCAACAACCCATTCCCAATACACAACACTCTGTAAAAATTGCTGATTTCTGGCAATATCATGAGCCGCTAGAGTCATCTCTAGTAGTAATTGCACCATCAAGTAGCGAGACAGTGTTAGATGTATTAGGAGCAATTCCCCTAGCTAAGGCAGAGGAAAATACAGTCAATTTAACCTCAAGTGACGTGGTAATGAAATATTTAGACACTGTTTACAAAGAAGTTAGCCAAAAAGCTGTTTTAGCAGCAATGAATGTGGGAGCAGGTTGA
- a CDS encoding GNAT family N-acetyltransferase — protein MKFPLDKVLNNGTTVELDYMQPQEQEVVRALLNVVIIEGQTYPQKQPLSQTEFSRYWLSQDAFVVRASGQKATSQPQEVLGAFYLKPNFPGRCSHICNAGFIVQPGLRSQGIGRFMGESMLLIAASLGYEAVMFNLVFATNVPSIKLWKSLGFDIIGTIPDAAKLADGQVVNALVMYRALRD, from the coding sequence ATGAAATTTCCCCTTGATAAAGTTTTAAACAATGGGACGACAGTAGAACTAGATTATATGCAGCCTCAAGAACAGGAGGTTGTAAGAGCATTATTAAATGTTGTAATTATTGAAGGTCAGACCTATCCGCAAAAGCAACCCCTCTCTCAGACAGAATTTTCCAGGTACTGGTTGAGCCAAGATGCCTTTGTTGTTAGGGCATCTGGTCAAAAAGCCACATCCCAACCACAAGAAGTATTGGGGGCGTTTTATCTCAAGCCAAACTTTCCAGGTCGGTGTAGCCATATTTGCAACGCTGGTTTTATTGTACAACCTGGGTTGCGAAGTCAGGGCATAGGGCGGTTCATGGGAGAATCGATGCTGTTGATAGCAGCTAGCTTAGGCTACGAGGCTGTGATGTTCAATCTGGTATTTGCAACCAATGTACCTTCAATTAAACTTTGGAAATCTTTAGGATTTGATATCATAGGAACCATTCCCGATGCTGCAAAGCTAGCTGATGGGCAAGTGGTAAATGCGCTTGTCATGTATCGCGCTTTACGCGATTAG
- a CDS encoding polyribonucleotide nucleotidyltransferase — translation MAEVDKSISFDGRDIRLKVGLLAPQAGGSVLIESGDTAVLVTATRSQAREGIDFLPLTVDYEERLYAAGRIPGGIMRREGRPPEKTILTSRLIDRPLRPLFPSWLRDDLQIVALTLSMDELVPPDVLAVTGASIATLIAQIPFDGPMAAVRVGLVGDDFVINPTYAEIEAGDLDLIVAGSPHGVIMVEAGANQLPERDIIEAIDFGYEAVRDLIKAQQDLVAELGLEIVQQAPPEVDQTLENYIRDRASDEIKKILSQFELTKPERDAALDVVKEQIETAIGELPEEDTIRVAATTNSKALGNTFKDITKKLMRRQIIEDNVRVDGRKLDEVRPVSCLVDVLPKRVHGSGLFNRGLTQVLSACTLGTPGDAQNLNDDLQTDQSKRYLHHYNFPPFSVGETKPMRAPGRREIGHGALAERALLPVLPTKEDFPYVIRVVSEVLSSNGSTSMGSVCGSTLALMDAGVPIIKPVSGAAMGLIKEGEEVRVLTDIQGIEDFLGDMDFKVAGTDTGITALQMDMKISGLSMDVIAQAIHQAKSARLHILEKMLQTIDQPRTETSPYAPRLLTIKIDPDMIGLVIGPGGKTIKGITEETGAKIDIEDDGTVTISAVDESKAKKARNIIQGMTRKLHEGDVYVGRVTRIIPIGAFVEFLPGKEGMIHISQLADYRVGKVEDEVAVGDEVIVKVREIDNKGRINLTRLGIHPDQATAAREAAAVNR, via the coding sequence ATGGCAGAAGTTGATAAGTCAATATCCTTCGATGGAAGGGATATTCGACTGAAGGTAGGCCTATTAGCTCCCCAGGCTGGTGGGTCGGTTTTGATAGAATCAGGGGACACAGCAGTTTTGGTGACGGCTACGCGATCGCAAGCCAGAGAAGGCATTGATTTTCTTCCTCTCACAGTAGATTATGAAGAAAGACTGTATGCCGCTGGTAGGATTCCCGGAGGAATCATGCGGCGCGAAGGTCGTCCACCAGAAAAAACAATTCTCACCAGCCGTCTTATAGACCGTCCCCTACGTCCTTTGTTCCCTTCATGGTTGCGGGATGACCTGCAAATTGTCGCCTTAACTTTGTCGATGGACGAACTAGTACCGCCTGATGTACTGGCGGTGACTGGTGCTTCCATCGCTACCCTCATCGCCCAAATTCCTTTTGATGGGCCGATGGCAGCAGTACGGGTCGGCTTGGTGGGTGATGATTTTGTGATTAACCCCACCTATGCAGAAATTGAAGCCGGAGACTTGGATCTGATAGTAGCAGGTTCCCCACATGGCGTGATCATGGTGGAGGCAGGAGCTAATCAGTTGCCAGAGCGAGATATTATTGAAGCGATTGATTTTGGCTACGAAGCAGTGCGAGATTTAATCAAAGCACAGCAAGATTTAGTCGCAGAACTAGGTCTAGAAATAGTGCAGCAAGCACCACCAGAAGTAGACCAGACGCTGGAAAATTATATCCGCGATCGCGCTAGCGATGAGATTAAGAAAATTCTGTCGCAATTTGAATTGACTAAACCCGAACGCGATGCAGCTTTGGATGTCGTCAAAGAACAAATCGAAACTGCGATCGGTGAACTTCCAGAAGAAGACACAATTCGAGTTGCTGCCACCACAAATAGTAAAGCACTGGGTAACACTTTTAAAGACATCACCAAAAAGTTGATGCGCCGTCAAATCATCGAAGATAACGTTCGTGTTGATGGTCGCAAACTTGATGAAGTGCGTCCGGTTTCTTGTCTAGTTGATGTTTTACCCAAGCGAGTCCACGGCAGCGGTTTATTTAACCGCGGACTTACCCAGGTATTATCTGCTTGTACCCTCGGTACACCAGGAGATGCCCAAAACCTCAACGATGACCTGCAAACAGACCAATCGAAACGTTACTTACACCATTACAACTTCCCCCCCTTCTCAGTTGGGGAAACCAAGCCAATGCGTGCGCCGGGAAGACGGGAAATCGGTCATGGTGCTTTAGCGGAACGAGCGCTGTTACCTGTGCTACCAACGAAAGAAGATTTCCCCTACGTGATCCGGGTCGTCTCGGAAGTACTTTCTTCCAACGGTTCCACCTCGATGGGTTCGGTGTGCGGTTCCACCTTGGCATTGATGGATGCTGGTGTGCCAATTATTAAACCTGTTAGCGGTGCAGCTATGGGTTTAATTAAAGAAGGGGAAGAAGTCAGAGTCCTCACGGACATCCAGGGGATTGAAGACTTTTTGGGCGACATGGACTTCAAAGTTGCTGGGACGGACACTGGCATTACCGCCTTACAAATGGATATGAAAATCTCCGGTTTGTCTATGGACGTTATTGCCCAAGCCATCCACCAAGCGAAATCAGCCCGGTTGCACATTTTGGAGAAAATGCTGCAAACAATTGACCAACCACGCACAGAAACTTCACCATATGCACCGCGTCTGTTGACGATTAAGATTGATCCAGACATGATTGGTCTAGTCATCGGCCCCGGAGGCAAGACAATTAAAGGCATCACCGAAGAAACGGGAGCTAAAATTGACATCGAAGATGATGGTACAGTGACAATTTCTGCTGTGGATGAGAGCAAGGCGAAGAAAGCCCGGAACATCATTCAAGGCATGACTCGCAAGCTACATGAAGGTGATGTCTACGTTGGTCGAGTGACTCGGATTATCCCTATTGGCGCATTTGTGGAATTTCTGCCAGGCAAAGAAGGCATGATCCACATTTCTCAATTAGCTGACTACCGCGTTGGCAAAGTTGAGGATGAAGTCGCAGTCGGAGATGAAGTGATTGTCAAAGTGCGCGAGATTGACAATAAAGGACGGATTAATCTCACACGCTTGGGTATCCACCCAGATCAGGCAACTGCGGCGCGGGAAGCTGCGGCAGTGAATCGATAA